One stretch of Cytophagales bacterium DNA includes these proteins:
- the ftsZ gene encoding cell division protein FtsZ, with the protein MEKKSDSNKSYKFDLPAHHKSIIKVIGVGGGGGNAASHMYDRGIKDVEFVICNTDMQALNSSAVPDKLQLGVALTGGLGAGGNPETGREAANESIDEIKELFEEHTRMVFITAGMGGGTGTGGAPIIAKEAKDRGILTVAIVTTPLKVEGKEKAVNAFNGIKELKENVDAIIVVSNEKMREIYGNSTITEGFAQADDILTTAAKSIAEIITVPGKWNLDFADVNRMMKDSGIAMIGSATEEGENRAMKAAETALKSPLLNENDIQGTKNILLSISYGTNEPTIDEITEIGEYIISEARVEEHKFKLGLFPDESLDDKLCVTVIATGFGQADDRVKKTKIVELDPKKQFDMFDGDIEMKQSYVSPHEPRLVGKEFEDRKDEPEIEKSEEAGSRFNQSERSVDPGISGDEPFRNEVKKKPEERSKETITKLKDLTNLSMDSDEFKNMVEIPAYVRRKIKLQDISHSSETEVSRYNLNEDDELLGNNKFLHDNVD; encoded by the coding sequence ATGGAAAAAAAATCAGATTCTAACAAATCTTACAAATTCGATCTGCCTGCCCATCATAAATCCATCATTAAGGTGATTGGTGTTGGCGGGGGAGGCGGCAATGCTGCAAGCCATATGTATGATAGAGGTATTAAGGATGTAGAATTTGTTATTTGTAATACCGATATGCAGGCGCTGAACAGCAGTGCCGTGCCAGATAAATTGCAATTAGGGGTTGCTCTGACCGGGGGCTTAGGCGCTGGAGGAAATCCTGAAACAGGTAGAGAAGCTGCTAACGAATCAATAGATGAAATAAAAGAACTATTTGAAGAACATACCAGAATGGTGTTTATAACAGCAGGAATGGGGGGGGGGACAGGTACTGGTGGCGCTCCGATTATTGCTAAAGAAGCTAAAGATAGAGGGATTTTAACCGTTGCCATTGTTACAACCCCATTAAAAGTAGAAGGTAAAGAAAAAGCTGTTAATGCATTCAATGGAATTAAAGAACTGAAAGAAAATGTGGATGCCATTATTGTAGTGTCGAATGAGAAGATGAGAGAAATTTACGGCAATTCTACGATCACCGAAGGATTTGCTCAAGCTGACGATATTCTTACCACAGCTGCCAAAAGTATTGCTGAAATTATTACTGTACCCGGAAAGTGGAATTTGGATTTTGCTGATGTGAACAGAATGATGAAAGATAGTGGTATTGCCATGATAGGTTCTGCTACAGAAGAAGGCGAAAACAGAGCTATGAAAGCAGCTGAAACCGCATTAAAATCTCCTTTGCTAAATGAAAATGATATTCAAGGTACAAAAAATATTTTATTAAGCATTTCTTATGGAACAAATGAACCAACTATAGATGAAATAACAGAAATTGGTGAATATATAATATCAGAAGCAAGGGTTGAGGAACATAAATTTAAACTGGGTTTGTTTCCTGATGAGTCATTAGATGATAAATTATGTGTTACTGTTATTGCAACCGGCTTTGGTCAAGCTGACGATAGAGTAAAAAAGACTAAAATTGTTGAGTTGGATCCAAAGAAACAATTTGATATGTTTGATGGTGACATAGAAATGAAACAGTCTTATGTTTCTCCTCATGAGCCCCGACTTGTCGGGAAGGAATTTGAAGATAGAAAAGATGAGCCGGAAATAGAAAAAAGCGAAGAAGCTGGATCCCGCTTTAACCAGTCGGAGCGGAGCGTAGATCCCGGTATATCGGGAGATGAACCGTTTCGTAATGAAGTAAAGAAAAAACCGGAAGAAAGATCAAAAGAAACGATCACCAAATTAAAAGACCTGACAAATTTGAGCATGGATTCAGATGAGTTCAAAAATATGGTTGAGATTCCTGCCTATGTACGAAGAAAAATAAAACTTCAGGACATCTCCCACTCCTCTGAAACCGAAGTTTCAAGGTATAATCTTAATGAAGATGATGAATTATTAGGAAATAATAAATTTTTACATGATAATGTGGATTGA